Proteins from a genomic interval of Psychrobacter urativorans:
- a CDS encoding ATP-binding protein — MKSIQQRLLTSLLIGLPLLWVLTSGFIAWRLWHEIKEMNDTQITQVARYLIGVAPKEDDNKNDYEKDDSKSKKKRPAKIYNLNSKYLSGDLGNAKDDYMGFAIWNKDGRLLMADENGQSFAFLPDQHGFLEESDSAYQRLNPFSKRWRLFYVHDDHDSKHKGRVIAVGQNLDSRQEMIVSAMTVQVLPMLIGLLAFIGLVIWLIRRGFMPLTQISAELAQRQPQDDSPITADVPKEIQPLVTALNVLFVKVAETLAREQRFTADASHELRSPLAALKLQADLLQQQLLQLSDIEDDNQLFYHAQKISNGIERATHLVDQLLILAKIEPQQQLPPEQLEKPDWLILTDIVLSDVNRLGREKHIQLKRSVICDNPADILPILINPILFKLLIRNLLDNAIRYCPDGSLIELQLDTNAISVVDNGLGVEPEQLARLSERFYRPAGQSQLGSGLGLSIVNRIAELHGLTLIFANRLPPDIGFITSVILKK, encoded by the coding sequence ATGAAAAGTATCCAGCAACGGCTATTAACCTCCCTATTGATTGGTCTGCCTTTACTGTGGGTACTCACATCTGGCTTTATTGCGTGGCGACTGTGGCATGAAATCAAAGAGATGAACGATACCCAGATTACCCAAGTTGCCCGTTACTTAATAGGTGTCGCTCCTAAAGAAGATGACAATAAAAACGATTATGAGAAAGACGACAGCAAAAGTAAAAAAAAGCGCCCCGCCAAAATATATAATCTAAACAGTAAATATCTATCAGGTGACCTTGGTAATGCCAAAGATGACTATATGGGCTTTGCTATTTGGAATAAAGACGGACGCTTATTGATGGCAGATGAAAATGGTCAATCCTTTGCATTTTTACCTGATCAGCATGGGTTTTTAGAAGAAAGTGATTCTGCTTATCAGCGGCTTAACCCATTTAGTAAGCGTTGGCGTTTATTTTATGTTCATGATGACCATGATTCTAAGCATAAAGGTCGAGTGATTGCGGTCGGTCAAAACCTTGATTCTCGCCAAGAGATGATTGTTAGTGCCATGACTGTGCAAGTGCTACCGATGTTGATTGGGCTATTGGCATTTATCGGTTTGGTCATTTGGTTGATTCGGCGCGGGTTTATGCCGTTAACCCAAATCAGTGCCGAGCTTGCACAACGTCAGCCGCAAGATGACAGTCCCATAACCGCAGATGTGCCCAAAGAAATTCAACCTTTGGTGACGGCTTTAAATGTTTTATTTGTCAAAGTCGCGGAAACGCTAGCACGTGAGCAACGCTTTACGGCTGATGCCTCGCATGAGCTACGAAGCCCGCTTGCAGCTTTAAAACTACAAGCGGATTTATTACAGCAGCAGCTATTACAGCTATCTGATATAGAAGATGACAATCAGCTATTTTATCATGCTCAAAAAATCAGCAATGGCATCGAGCGTGCCACTCATCTAGTCGACCAGTTATTGATTTTAGCCAAAATAGAACCGCAACAACAATTACCGCCTGAGCAATTAGAAAAACCAGACTGGCTGATACTCACAGATATTGTGCTTAGTGATGTCAATCGTTTGGGTCGTGAAAAGCATATTCAGTTAAAACGCAGCGTAATCTGCGACAATCCTGCTGATATTTTACCTATTCTTATCAATCCAATATTATTCAAACTGTTAATCCGCAACTTATTAGACAATGCCATTCGCTACTGTCCTGACGGCTCTTTGATTGAACTTCAGTTAGATACCAATGCCATTAGCGTGGTGGATAATGGTTTAGGTGTAGAGCCAGAACAACTAGCGCGGCTAAGTGAACGCTTTTATCGTCCAGCTGGTCAAAGCCAATTGGGTAGTGGCTTAGGACTGTCCATTGTTAATCGAATTGCTGAGCTGCATGGTCTGACATTAATATTTGCCAACCGCCTCCCACCAGACATAGGCTTTATTACATCAGTAATCTTGAAAAAATAG
- a CDS encoding response regulator transcription factor, translating to MTKILIIEDNPDIVANIYAFFEPKGYEVDNAYNGNSGLALAIENRYDVILLDVMLPGMNGTKLCQTLRAEHHNKTPVLMLTARDTVSDKVIGFESGADDYLVKPFSLVELDARIKALIRRHQDDHFQHILQVGELRLDAECHLVTRADQPLKLTPTGFKILQLLMVTSPRVVSKSEIEDKVWGRNIPDSDALRTHVHTLRQQVDKPFTYPMIVTITGVGYQLAIPDNSSANLADNLPASLPDARNNTLT from the coding sequence ATGACTAAAATACTGATTATTGAAGACAATCCTGACATCGTTGCCAATATCTATGCTTTTTTTGAACCAAAAGGCTATGAGGTCGATAATGCTTATAATGGTAACAGTGGTTTGGCATTAGCTATTGAAAATCGCTACGATGTCATCTTGCTAGATGTGATGCTACCGGGGATGAATGGCACAAAGTTATGCCAAACGCTGCGTGCGGAACATCACAATAAAACGCCTGTCTTAATGCTGACCGCGCGTGATACGGTGTCTGATAAAGTCATTGGTTTTGAGAGTGGTGCAGATGACTATTTGGTCAAGCCGTTTTCGCTCGTTGAGCTTGACGCTCGTATCAAAGCGTTAATACGCCGTCATCAAGATGATCATTTTCAGCATATATTACAAGTCGGCGAACTACGATTAGATGCCGAATGTCACTTAGTAACACGCGCAGATCAACCTTTAAAGCTGACGCCAACTGGCTTTAAGATATTGCAATTATTAATGGTGACCTCACCACGAGTGGTCAGTAAAAGTGAAATTGAAGATAAGGTTTGGGGACGCAATATCCCTGATAGTGATGCATTGCGTACTCACGTACATACCTTACGCCAACAAGTGGATAAACCTTTCACTTATCCGATGATTGTGACCATAACTGGTGTCGGTTATCAGCTTGCTATACCTGATAACTCGTCTGCTAACCTAGCTGATAATCTGCCTGCCAGTCTTCCTGACGCGCGCAATAACACACTCACATAA
- a CDS encoding phosphoethanolamine transferase, whose product MMHTWLSKLSLSTRQIGLDYLIFLTALFLVITANLGFFQHALSIYDFKNNAGFIISLGGMLLGLLWLVLQLLCYRLSYRFVLILMVIVAAVCAYFTDSYGTIFDRDMLLNGLQTDQAEARDLLAPAFFIRVLLLGILPAFLIFKVAVPRLSWKKAVQHKAVTLILAVALIAVSLLPFGDQYASFFRQHKQVRYYTNPITPVYSAFKLLKVSYDDMTRPTSMITHATDAKKVSVANTTTASKPKLMVFVVGETVRGDHISLNGYPRDTMPLLSKQANIYSFKDASACGTSTAYSVPCMFSYLGQKDYDIDEAKYHENVLDTLSRLGVKVVWRDNNSSSKGVADRVTYEDFKTATLNPVCDVECRDVGMLSGFDKLVPISGKPQDTLILLHQMGNHGPAYYKRYPKEFEVFKPVCKSNELSQCDSSSLINGYDNAILYTDYFLNTTIETLKKYEQTYDVTMVYMSDHGESLGENNIYLHGLPYKIAPKAQKHVPLIVWSPTDNGVDAASLQSMVAKPVSHDIITPSLLSFYGIQTQEVADKQTLFKAQ is encoded by the coding sequence ATGATGCATACATGGTTATCCAAACTCTCGCTCTCAACTCGTCAGATTGGCTTAGACTATCTGATTTTTTTGACCGCATTATTCCTAGTAATCACGGCAAATCTAGGATTTTTTCAGCACGCATTAAGCATCTACGACTTTAAAAACAATGCGGGATTTATTATCTCACTGGGCGGCATGTTACTAGGTCTTTTATGGCTGGTTTTACAACTGCTTTGCTATCGTCTCAGCTATCGTTTTGTCTTGATACTCATGGTAATTGTCGCAGCAGTTTGTGCCTACTTTACCGATAGTTACGGCACGATATTTGACCGTGATATGTTACTAAATGGTCTACAAACCGATCAGGCAGAGGCACGCGACCTATTAGCCCCTGCTTTTTTTATTCGAGTATTACTATTAGGCATATTGCCCGCTTTCTTAATTTTCAAAGTGGCTGTACCTCGACTATCATGGAAAAAGGCAGTACAGCATAAAGCGGTAACACTCATTCTAGCGGTCGCTTTAATCGCTGTCAGTTTGCTGCCTTTTGGCGACCAATATGCGAGCTTTTTCCGTCAGCATAAGCAAGTGCGCTACTATACCAATCCGATTACGCCTGTCTATTCAGCGTTTAAACTATTGAAAGTATCTTACGATGACATGACCCGCCCCACCTCGATGATTACCCATGCAACGGATGCCAAAAAAGTGAGTGTAGCAAACACCACAACAGCGTCTAAACCTAAGTTAATGGTCTTTGTCGTTGGTGAAACGGTTCGTGGCGATCATATCAGCTTGAATGGCTATCCCCGCGATACCATGCCCCTATTGAGCAAACAAGCAAATATCTATAGCTTTAAAGACGCCAGTGCTTGCGGCACATCTACTGCCTACTCCGTACCTTGTATGTTTAGTTATCTGGGGCAAAAAGACTATGATATCGATGAGGCAAAGTACCATGAAAATGTCCTTGATACCCTCAGTCGACTGGGCGTAAAAGTAGTTTGGCGCGATAATAATTCTAGCTCTAAAGGCGTTGCCGACCGAGTGACTTATGAGGATTTTAAAACAGCAACACTGAATCCCGTATGTGATGTCGAATGCCGCGATGTTGGGATGCTAAGTGGCTTTGATAAGCTCGTACCGATATCAGGCAAACCACAAGATACGTTAATTCTCTTGCATCAGATGGGCAATCACGGACCGGCTTACTATAAGCGCTATCCAAAAGAATTTGAGGTATTCAAACCCGTTTGTAAGAGTAACGAGCTGTCACAGTGCGATTCAAGCAGCTTAATTAATGGCTATGATAATGCCATTCTTTATACCGACTACTTTTTAAATACGACAATTGAAACCCTGAAGAAATATGAGCAAACCTATGATGTAACGATGGTCTATATGAGCGATCATGGTGAGAGCTTAGGTGAGAATAATATCTATCTTCATGGTCTGCCTTATAAAATAGCCCCTAAAGCACAAAAACATGTGCCTTTGATTGTCTGGTCGCCGACAGATAATGGCGTTGATGCCGCGAGTCTGCAATCAATGGTAGCAAAGCCTGTCTCACATGACATTATCACCCCGTCCTTGCTGAGTTTCTATGGTATTCAAACTCAAGAAGTTGCGGATAAACAAACCTTGTTTAAAGCGCAATAG
- a CDS encoding PepSY domain-containing protein — translation MSLPLLKPLLLTVGATSLVFFGGVIALSVQSPEPTNTVSASNIIAQKGDNTSTASELSSFKAVTNPLSQSAQTSSLAALTAEQAIAFAKQDAPDAILQATPELINYNGAVAYEVILDSGATYVDANLGAVLNPVGSNQSNPFGSEYDGYKDKHHDDKHDDKHKRDKHHSKKHDDKHDKESGRLITTSYQLQDEDNYDD, via the coding sequence ATGAGCTTACCTCTATTAAAACCCTTATTATTGACTGTCGGTGCGACTTCCTTGGTGTTTTTTGGTGGCGTCATCGCTTTATCTGTCCAATCGCCTGAGCCAACGAACACTGTATCAGCCTCCAATATTATTGCTCAAAAAGGCGATAATACATCAACTGCTTCTGAATTATCGTCATTTAAAGCCGTCACCAATCCTCTTTCTCAATCTGCCCAAACCTCATCTCTTGCGGCACTGACTGCTGAGCAAGCAATAGCGTTTGCCAAACAAGATGCTCCTGATGCGATATTGCAGGCTACCCCAGAACTTATCAACTATAACGGTGCAGTCGCTTATGAGGTGATATTAGACAGTGGTGCCACTTATGTTGATGCCAATCTTGGTGCTGTGCTTAATCCCGTTGGCTCTAATCAAAGCAATCCTTTTGGCAGTGAGTATGATGGTTATAAAGATAAGCACCACGACGATAAACATGATGACAAACATAAAAGGGACAAACACCACAGCAAAAAACACGATGACAAGCATGATAAAGAAAGTGGTCGTTTAATCACCACAAGCTATCAGCTACAAGATGAGGATAACTACGATGACTAA
- the bilR gene encoding bilirubin reductase, long form yields the protein MKILEPITIGGVVFKNRIMFPPLTTGYEAKDGTISSQSNGFYTRLAKGGVGYIVLGDVAPIRSFAPTPKLFDDSQIASFRLLADNVHAYGAKLGVQIFHPEYDCDTLNALFAAGEMDKVRTQLHHDMQFFINEVSENALMAIIDKMCACAVRAQKAGVDVIQIHGDRLVGALCSTRMNTRTDKFGGSLENRTRFALMLVAALKKSVPDMIIDYKLSVVTPDRGKGGIDEADAPLFAQWLEDSGVDMLHVGQANHTGNMADTIPPMGVQPYCFFADITGDIKREVSIPVSTSGRIIDPNMGENMLQNGKADMIGIGRALLADPDWTNKAAAGKARDIIRCISCNEGCVDNVLNRSFIACVVNAENGFEETRFITPAKIKKNIVVIGGGPAGLEAARVAAKKGHRVTLFEQENKLGGQLNIANIPPRKSEIYRAVEDLVQAVHREGMKLHLGKTATVSNVLACAPDVVIVAVGASSFTPPITGVDGENVRDAWKVLAGEQKVSGRVVVIGGGIVGCETAEYLAEQGCKVSVVEMQDKIANDLSTTILPTMLESYRIHGVEQYVNHQVISIDKEKLHCGDKDSKPVAIPCDYVVIASGARPVEFDTAAFLDKGIAVVKVGDCLEVADISHAIKTAYDAANAL from the coding sequence ATGAAAATATTAGAACCCATCACGATTGGCGGTGTAGTCTTTAAGAATCGCATCATGTTTCCGCCGCTAACGACAGGGTATGAAGCCAAAGACGGTACGATTAGCTCGCAAAGCAATGGCTTTTATACACGGCTTGCGAAAGGTGGCGTCGGATATATTGTGCTGGGTGATGTCGCGCCTATCCGTAGCTTTGCACCCACACCTAAGCTGTTTGATGATAGCCAAATAGCAAGTTTTCGCCTGCTCGCTGATAATGTACATGCCTATGGCGCTAAACTTGGCGTGCAAATATTCCACCCAGAATATGACTGCGATACCCTTAATGCGTTGTTTGCTGCGGGTGAGATGGACAAAGTGCGTACTCAACTACATCACGATATGCAGTTTTTCATTAATGAAGTGTCTGAAAACGCCTTGATGGCTATTATTGACAAGATGTGTGCTTGCGCAGTGCGCGCTCAGAAAGCAGGTGTGGATGTCATTCAAATACATGGTGACAGGCTAGTGGGCGCGCTGTGTAGCACGCGAATGAATACACGCACAGATAAATTCGGTGGTTCTCTGGAAAATCGTACTCGTTTTGCCTTGATGTTGGTCGCTGCCTTGAAGAAATCAGTGCCCGATATGATTATCGATTATAAATTATCAGTAGTTACTCCTGATCGTGGTAAAGGCGGTATTGATGAGGCGGATGCGCCACTGTTTGCACAGTGGCTTGAAGATTCTGGCGTGGATATGTTGCATGTTGGGCAGGCGAATCACACCGGTAATATGGCAGATACTATCCCACCGATGGGTGTGCAGCCTTATTGCTTTTTTGCGGATATTACAGGCGATATTAAACGTGAGGTTTCTATTCCTGTCAGCACTTCAGGGCGTATTATTGATCCCAATATGGGCGAGAATATGCTTCAAAACGGCAAGGCTGATATGATTGGTATTGGTCGTGCGTTGTTGGCTGATCCTGATTGGACGAATAAAGCTGCTGCAGGTAAAGCCCGAGATATTATTCGCTGTATCTCATGTAACGAAGGCTGCGTTGATAACGTTCTCAATCGTTCATTTATCGCTTGCGTGGTCAATGCTGAGAATGGCTTTGAAGAAACACGCTTTATCACACCGGCTAAAATAAAGAAAAACATTGTCGTCATTGGTGGCGGTCCTGCAGGATTAGAGGCTGCCCGCGTTGCTGCAAAAAAAGGGCATCGTGTCACCTTGTTTGAACAAGAAAATAAGCTGGGCGGACAGTTGAATATAGCTAATATTCCCCCTCGTAAAAGTGAGATATACCGTGCTGTAGAGGATTTAGTACAGGCAGTCCACCGTGAGGGCATGAAATTGCATCTTGGGAAAACCGCCACTGTCTCAAATGTGCTGGCGTGTGCTCCCGACGTTGTAATCGTAGCCGTTGGTGCGTCGAGCTTCACACCGCCTATAACAGGCGTGGATGGCGAAAACGTCCGTGATGCGTGGAAAGTACTTGCTGGTGAGCAAAAAGTATCTGGTCGCGTGGTGGTTATTGGCGGTGGTATTGTTGGTTGTGAAACGGCAGAATATCTTGCTGAACAAGGTTGCAAGGTATCAGTGGTAGAGATGCAAGATAAGATTGCAAATGACTTAAGCACGACTATTCTACCGACCATGCTTGAGAGTTATCGAATACACGGTGTAGAACAGTATGTGAATCATCAAGTCATCAGCATCGATAAGGAAAAATTGCATTGCGGGGATAAGGACAGTAAGCCGGTAGCAATTCCGTGCGACTACGTGGTTATTGCCAGCGGCGCACGTCCCGTTGAATTTGACACAGCAGCATTCCTTGATAAAGGTATTGCAGTCGTCAAAGTAGGAGACTGCTTAGAAGTTGCTGATATCTCACATGCGATTAAAACCGCTTATGACGCGGCTAATGCCCTTTAA
- a CDS encoding PAP2 family lipid A phosphatase has protein sequence MNQVYTPLIKQWLILLALTIGSTLVFEHSQLDVRISELFYSNGDWLLEKGGQPYAFILYDFPKALLILMIVALLVILILRYVRRKSTYTMRAKTFFIGLVTTLSNREIGYLLVTLIAVPTIIASLKAVTHVSCPNNLALFNGALPYLSIWQNIVANTEAKCFPAAHASAGFALYGFAYLPTLKRHRVKIIILTTILGWTMGMYKMLIGDHFFSHTLVSMLLSWTLACGFAMIFFAKRRVKKPVLLKISV, from the coding sequence ATGAATCAAGTTTATACGCCACTTATCAAGCAATGGCTAATCCTGCTTGCTCTAACTATCGGCTCTACGTTGGTATTTGAGCACAGTCAACTAGACGTTCGCATCAGTGAGCTTTTTTATTCTAATGGTGATTGGCTGCTGGAAAAAGGCGGACAGCCTTATGCGTTTATCCTGTACGATTTCCCCAAAGCCTTGCTGATATTAATGATTGTAGCATTATTGGTAATACTCATCTTAAGGTATGTACGGCGTAAGTCTACTTATACGATGCGTGCCAAAACTTTCTTTATTGGGCTAGTCACTACGTTGTCGAATCGTGAGATAGGCTATTTATTGGTGACGTTGATAGCCGTGCCCACCATTATTGCTTCGCTAAAAGCCGTTACTCACGTCAGTTGCCCGAATAATTTGGCTTTGTTTAATGGGGCGTTACCGTATCTTAGTATTTGGCAGAATATTGTTGCGAACACAGAAGCCAAGTGCTTTCCTGCAGCGCATGCAAGCGCGGGCTTTGCATTATATGGATTTGCCTATCTGCCTACTCTGAAACGTCATCGCGTTAAAATCATTATTTTAACTACCATCTTAGGATGGACGATGGGGATGTATAAAATGCTCATTGGCGATCATTTTTTTAGTCATACTTTGGTATCAATGCTGCTATCGTGGACGCTAGCGTGCGGCTTTGCTATGATTTTCTTTGCTAAGCGCCGTGTAAAAAAGCCCGTGCTATTAAAGATATCGGTATAA
- a CDS encoding cytochrome b/b6 domain-containing protein gives MSHNNKTNLIHHSDVASLTVLKTRQVRVWDILVRFTHWTVAAGIIANLLFTEDGSELHEVVGYTVVGLVVIRLLWGLVGTRYARLTDFFPTPTRLKRHLADLSARRVDEQHLGHNPLAALMMFTLWAVIIGLGLTGYLMETKILGNKDLMEGIHEFLANSLYVLVPLHIISAIVMSYWERQNLIKAMITGNKTVTDEPSDVN, from the coding sequence ATGAGCCACAATAACAAAACTAATTTGATCCATCATTCTGATGTAGCGTCATTAACGGTCCTCAAAACTCGGCAAGTGCGAGTTTGGGATATTTTGGTCAGATTTACTCACTGGACAGTCGCTGCTGGTATTATTGCTAACTTACTCTTTACTGAAGATGGCAGCGAGCTGCACGAAGTTGTCGGCTATACCGTGGTAGGATTGGTGGTGATACGCTTGCTGTGGGGTTTGGTTGGAACGCGCTATGCACGCTTGACTGACTTTTTCCCGACGCCTACACGACTGAAACGTCATCTAGCTGATTTAAGCGCGCGCCGTGTTGATGAACAGCATTTGGGTCACAATCCATTAGCCGCCCTTATGATGTTCACGTTATGGGCGGTGATTATAGGCTTAGGCTTGACAGGATATCTCATGGAGACGAAAATTCTTGGTAATAAAGACTTAATGGAAGGGATTCATGAGTTCTTAGCCAATAGTTTATACGTGCTTGTACCGCTGCACATTATCTCTGCTATTGTGATGAGTTATTGGGAACGGCAAAATCTTATTAAAGCGATGATAACCGGTAATAAAACGGTGACAGATGAGCCGTCAGATGTGAACTAA
- a CDS encoding response regulator: protein MARILLIEDDSSIAEGIILGLKSHGMMVDWFSDAKQGEMALQEDMFDAVLLDLTLPKGDGMTVLQNWRAKHIDTPVLIITARDAIANRVAGLNAGADDYLVKPFALDEVIARLQALMRRSQGRSQPEIRYGEVAYQPNTQQVTYQGQVVELTIKEVAILEQMLTHPKQIHSRASLEDKLYGWQQDIESNAIEVHIHHLRKKLGNDFILTKRGIGYYLNPAHSRL from the coding sequence ATGGCACGGATATTATTAATAGAAGACGATAGCAGCATTGCTGAAGGTATTATCCTCGGCTTAAAGAGCCATGGCATGATGGTCGATTGGTTCAGTGATGCTAAGCAAGGTGAAATGGCACTGCAAGAGGATATGTTTGATGCGGTGCTGCTTGATTTAACCTTGCCAAAAGGTGACGGCATGACCGTGCTGCAAAACTGGCGTGCCAAACATATAGATACGCCGGTGTTGATTATCACCGCTCGTGATGCGATTGCTAATCGGGTGGCAGGACTCAATGCGGGCGCTGACGATTACTTGGTTAAGCCATTTGCATTGGATGAAGTCATTGCCCGTCTGCAAGCTCTAATGCGGCGCAGTCAGGGACGCAGCCAACCTGAGATTCGTTATGGTGAAGTGGCGTATCAGCCAAACACTCAGCAAGTGACTTATCAAGGTCAAGTGGTTGAATTGACCATCAAAGAAGTGGCAATCTTAGAGCAAATGCTGACCCATCCCAAGCAAATCCACAGCCGAGCAAGTTTAGAAGATAAGCTATATGGTTGGCAACAAGATATCGAAAGTAATGCCATTGAAGTGCATATTCATCATTTACGTAAAAAACTGGGTAATGACTTTATCTTGACCAAACGTGGCATCGGCTACTATCTTAATCCCGCTCACTCCCGCTTATAG
- a CDS encoding sensor histidine kinase, with protein MKAFDSISQKFRLSYLIFTAILCVTFVSIFFYAGIHMEEMLVKSRLLEQLSLSIKQSGIQNHYAADSGINIYRFDTAPPELQAKATETVQEITVEVNGQNRELHFFTHQKEGQRYILTYLLEDHMALEDYPVLAIFEHFEAIFLQTLLLAVLLSFAIAILFSYVSSYQITKPLLILKNAVETDNESLSTLLHLPSEVGVLARVIDDKNQKLASYLLREQLFTGDVSHELRTPLTIIIGAAEVLESQLPLDSQQREFTRRIHHTATETSDIITALLMLSRTPEQLDAPRTIINSVITSEVERLQYLIGYKSVTCEIIADHSYAAMVRPELLKMAVGNLIKNAFQYTESGQVTITIDYDFITVVDSGIGIRESMTPHLFERFERGGIDDINAIEGSGLGLSIVQRIMVHLGWQLHYQPNASGGSTFKIQYKNALSQIDSNDYNNE; from the coding sequence ATGAAAGCTTTTGATTCTATTTCCCAAAAGTTCCGCTTATCTTATCTGATTTTTACCGCCATATTATGTGTGACCTTTGTCAGTATATTTTTTTATGCGGGCATCCATATGGAGGAAATGCTGGTTAAGAGCCGTTTACTGGAACAGCTGTCACTTAGTATTAAACAATCGGGTATTCAAAATCATTACGCAGCGGATTCTGGTATTAATATCTATCGATTTGATACTGCGCCACCTGAACTACAGGCAAAAGCGACCGAAACGGTTCAAGAAATAACAGTCGAGGTCAATGGTCAAAATAGAGAGCTGCACTTTTTCACCCATCAAAAAGAGGGTCAACGGTATATTTTGACCTATCTACTAGAGGATCATATGGCGCTTGAAGACTATCCAGTCTTAGCGATATTCGAACACTTTGAAGCCATATTTTTACAGACCTTACTGCTTGCGGTTCTGCTAAGTTTTGCGATTGCTATTCTTTTTTCCTATGTATCTTCCTACCAAATTACTAAACCGTTATTAATTTTAAAAAATGCCGTCGAAACAGATAACGAATCATTAAGCACCCTGCTACATCTACCCTCAGAGGTCGGGGTGTTGGCGCGTGTCATTGATGATAAGAATCAAAAACTCGCCAGCTATTTGCTTCGAGAGCAGCTATTTACAGGAGATGTGAGCCATGAGCTACGAACACCGCTCACGATTATTATTGGCGCAGCGGAAGTACTTGAATCGCAATTACCTTTAGACAGTCAGCAGCGTGAGTTCACCCGACGCATTCATCATACGGCAACTGAAACCTCAGACATTATCACCGCCTTACTGATGTTATCAAGAACGCCTGAGCAACTGGATGCGCCAAGAACGATTATTAATTCAGTGATAACCTCAGAAGTAGAACGGCTACAATACCTGATTGGCTATAAATCTGTGACCTGCGAAATTATTGCTGACCACAGCTATGCAGCGATGGTGCGTCCTGAATTGCTAAAAATGGCAGTGGGTAATTTGATTAAAAATGCCTTTCAATATACAGAGTCAGGACAAGTCACGATTACCATTGATTATGACTTTATTACCGTTGTCGATAGCGGCATAGGCATCCGTGAATCGATGACGCCACATTTGTTTGAGCGCTTTGAACGTGGTGGCATCGATGATATTAATGCTATTGAAGGTAGCGGATTGGGACTCAGTATTGTGCAACGTATCATGGTGCATCTCGGTTGGCAATTGCACTACCAACCTAATGCCTCAGGTGGCAGTACCTTTAAGATTCAGTATAAAAACGCGCTGTCCCAAATTGATAGCAATGACTATAATAATGAATAA